ATTGACCCTAAAGAAATGCTGCGTATCAAAGGGATCCGCGGGGTACAGAACTACATTCTGCAAGAAGTACAGCGTGTATATCGTAACCAGGGCGTTGAAATCAATGATAAGCACATTGAAGTTATGATCAAGCAGATGCTGCGCAAAATCCGCATTATCGATGCCGGAGATACCAGTCTCCTGCCGGGTGCATTTGCGGATATTCATGAATATGAAGCAGCCAACAAGGAAGCTATTCTTTCCGGAAATGAACCCGCAGTCGCCAAACCGGTTCTGCTCGGGATCACCAAGGCATCCCTGGAAACTGATTCATTCCTGTCTGCGGCATCCTTCCAGGAAACTACCCGCGTCTTAACAGATGCAGCTATTAAGGGTAAAGTGGATAAACTGCTCGGTCTGAAAGAGAATGTAATCATCGGTAAGCTGATTCCTGCAGGTACAGGCATGAATCGTTACCGTAATGTGAAGTTGAGCGACCCGAATGCTGAAAGCAGTGAAGAAGCTTTAGAGCCGGTACCCGCTGAATAATTGAATACTCATGGCAAGCAGTATCAGCGTCACGCAGTGTTTTGGCGTGACGCGGCTGTCTGCTGTGATTATTAATAAATTTATTGTCGTTTTTCTTGACATCATGTGCTGAGGATGCTAATATGTCTAAGGTGCGTGAGTAGTCTTGTCATTCTTATTCAGTGGAGGTAATGGTTTTCATGACTGATGACAGAGGGTTACAGGATGCTCAGGTCAAGATCGGTTCCAAGCAAACCGTCAAGGCGGTGGAGTTGGGCCAAGCCGCAGAAGTCTATGTGGCAGAGGACGGAGATCAACGGCTTACTTCCAGAATTGTAATGCTTTGCAACAAACAAGGTGTGAAGGTCACGTATGTGGACACAATGCTGAATTTGGGCAAGGCCTGCGGTATAGAAGTTGGTGCTGCGATGGCAGCCGTCTTAAAACAATAGCAGCAAGAGAACGTTTTTGTACCGGGGTACACTTCGGCAGCAAGGACTTTTCATTTGTCTTTTTATGAACCACCTGGGTCTGTGGACTTAATGTTTGTAAATTGACTATCATTTCAGGAAGGGGGTGGCACAACATGCCAACTATCAATCAATTGGTTCGTAAAGGCCGTCAAGCCAAAATCGAAAAATCCAAATCTCCCGCTCTTCAAAAAGGGTTCAACGCCCTCAAGCGTGAGGCTACAAATTTGAGCGCTCCGCAGAAACGCGGTGTATGCACTCGTGTAGGCACAATGACTCCACGTAAACCGAACTCAGCACTTCGTAAGTATGCCCGTGTTCGTCTGACGAACCGTCTTGAGGTGACTGCTTATATTCCGGGGATCGGACATAACCTTCAAGAGCACAGTGTAGTATTGCTGCGCGGAGGTAAAGTTAAGGACCTTGCAGGAGTTCGTTACCACATCGTTCGTGGTGCACTGGATACTGCAGGTGTTGCTAACCGGATGCAGGCTCGCTCCAAGTACGGTGCGAAACGTCCTAAAGTCAAGAAATAAGATGAGCTTATCAGAATAATAACCATATAAGAAAGGGGGATATCCATGCCACGCAAAGGTCCAGTTACTAAAAGAGATGTATTGCCAGATCCATTGTATAATAGCAAGTTGGTTACTCGTTTGATCAACCGTATTATGCTGGGTGGTAAAAGAGGTGTCGCTCAAAGCATTTTGTACAATTCGTTCAAGTTGATTCAAGAACGTACAGGTAAAGAGCCGATGGAAGTTTTCGAAGCAGCCATCAAGAATATCATGCCTGTATTGGAAGTTAAAGCTCGTCGTGTCGGCGGTGCTAACTACCAAGTACCTATTGAGGTTAAACCTGAAAGACGTACTGCTTTGGGATTACGTTGGCTTGTAAACTACTCACGCAACCGTGGTGAGAAGACTATGGAAGAGCGTTTGGCGGCTGAGATTATCGATGCTTCCAACAACACAGGCGCTTCCGTTAAGAAACGTGAAGATACACACAAAATGGCTGAAGCGAACAAAGCGTTTGCTCACTACCGCTGGTAGGATTGCAGTCGTTCAAATAACTTCTATTTTGGAAGGAGATCCATTTCATGTCAAGAGAGTTCTCCTTAAAAAATACACGTAATATCGGGATCATGGCACATATTGATGCTGGTAAGACTACTACCACAGAGCGGATTCTTTTCTACACAGGCCGTACGCACAAAATCGGTGAAGTTCACGAGGGTGCTGCTACAATGGACTGGATGGAACAGGAGCAAGAGCGCGGAATCACGATTACTTCCGCTGCTACAACCGCTGCTTGGAAGGGTCACCGCATCAATATCATTGATACCCCAGGGCACGTTGACTTCACTGTTGAAGTTGAACGTTCCCTTCGTGTATTGGATGGGGCAGTTGGTGTATTTAGTGCGAAAGAGGGCGTTGAGCCTCAGTCCGAAACCGTATGGAGACAGGCTGACCGTTACGGCGTTCCCCGGATCGCATATGTGAACAAAATGGATATCATCGGTGCAGACTTCCTGAACGTTATCGACAGCATGCGTGACCGCCTGCAAGCCAATGCAGTTGCCATTCAATTGCCGATTGGTGCCGAGAACGACTTCACAGGAATCATTGACCTTGTTGAGCAGAAAGCTCACATCTTCAAGGATGACCTGGGTCAGAACATCGAAGTTACTGATATTCCTGCTGAATTCTTGGAGCAAGTTGAGACTCTGCGTACTGAACTGATTGAGAAGGTTGCAGAACTTGACGAAGATCTGACTATGAAGTATCTGGAAGGCGAAGAAATCACTGTGGCCGAGATCAAAGCTGCACTGCGCAAAGGCGTATGTGAAGTTAAGGTCTTCCCTGTAATTGTCGGATCCTCCTACCGTAACAAAGGCGTTCAGCTCATGATGGATGCTGTTGTTGATTACTTGCCATCCCCACTGGATGTACCGGCTATTCAAGGTCATCTGGAGGACGGTACAGAAGCGGTTCGTCACTCTTCGGACGAAGAACCATTTGCTGCACTGGCATTTAAAATCATGACAGACCCTTATGTGGGTAAACTCACGTTCTTCCGTGTATACTCCGGTATCCTGGAATCCGGTTCTTATGTAGTTAACGCTACTAAGAACAAGCGTGAGCGTATCGGCCGTATTCTGCAGATGCATGCGAACAGCCGCCAAGAAATCTCCATCGTATACGCTGGTGATATCGCGGCAGCCGTTGGTCTGAAAGATACAAGTACAGGCGATACACTCTGTGATGAGAAACATCCGGTTATCCTGGAGTCCATGAACTTCCCTGATCCGGTTATCGAAATCGCAGTTGAACCAAAAACCAAAGCTGACCAAGATAAATTGGGTGTTGCTCTCGGAAAGTTGACTGAAGAGGATCCTACTCTTCGTGCTCATACTGATGAAGAAACAGGCCAAACGATCCTGGCAGGTATGGGTGAGCTTCACCTGGATATTATCATCGACCGTATGCGCCGCGAATTCAAGGTAGAAACCAACGTGGGTAAACCACAGGTTGCTTACCGTGAGACATTCAAAGCACCAGCACGCGTTGAAGGTAAATTCGTTCGCCAATCCGGCGGTCGCGGTCAGTATGGTCACGTGTGGGTTGAGTTTGAACCTCTCGAACCGGGTACTGGCAGCCAGTTCGAAAGTAAAGTTGTCGGTGGTTCTGTACCTAGAGAATACATCGCTCCTGCACTTGCCGGTATTGAAGAGCAAATGAAAAACGGCGTTATTGCAGGCTTCCCGCTTGTAGACGTTAAAGCTACCATCGTAGATGGTTCCTATCATGATGTTGACTCCAACGAAATGGCATTCAAAATTGCCGGCTCGATGGCACTCAAAGCAGCTAAAGACAAGTGTAAGCCTGTCCTGCTTGAGCCAATCATGAAAGTGGAAGTAACTGTTCCTGAGGAATACATGGGCGATGTAATGGGTATGCTGAACTCCCGTCGCGGTCGGATCGAAGGTATGGATTCCCGTGGTGGTGCGCAGATTATCCGTGCAAAGGTGCCTCTTTCCGAAATGTTCGGATACTCCACAACACTCCGTTCCGGTACTCAGGGACGCGGCGTATTCTCAATGGAACTTTCTCACTATGAAGAAGTGCCTAAATCCATTGCTGAAGAAATCGTAGCCAAGAACAAAGGCGGAGAATAAGCTTAATTTTTAACTTGCCGTCCGGGTATAACACTTAAGTCACCTTAGAATTGCAAATAGGCGGACGGCTCAAATATATGGACCCCACAATAAGGAGGAACTGTTCAAATGGCAAAGGCAAAGTTTGAACGTAACAAACCGCACGTTAACATTGGTACTATTGGTCACGTCGACCATGGTAAAACAACTCTGACTGCTGCAATCACAACTGTATTGTCCAAAAAATACGGTGGTGCTGCTGTAGCATTCGACCAAATCGATAAGGCTCCTGAAGAACGCGAACGCGGTATCACTATCTCCACCGCTCACGTTGAATATGAAACTCCTAACCGTCACTACGCTCACGTAGACTGCCCTGGACACGCCGACTATGTTAAAAACATGATCACTGGCGCAGCGCAAATGGACGGAGCGATCCTGGTTGTATCCGCAGCTGACGGCCCTATGCCACAGACTCGCGAGCACATCCTGCTGTCCCGTCAAGTAGGCGTTCCTTACATCGTTGTATTCCTGAACAAATGCGACATGGTTGAGGACGAAGAGTTGCTTGAATTGGTTGAAATGGAAGTTCGCGATCTGCTTAGCGAATACGACTTCCCAGGCGATGACACTCCAATCGTTCGCGGTTCAGCTCGTGAAGCTCTGCAGAACCCTGATGGCGAGTATGCACAGAAGATCGTTGAAATGTTC
The window above is part of the Paenibacillus sp. FSL H8-0048 genome. Proteins encoded here:
- the rpsG gene encoding 30S ribosomal protein S7, which translates into the protein MPRKGPVTKRDVLPDPLYNSKLVTRLINRIMLGGKRGVAQSILYNSFKLIQERTGKEPMEVFEAAIKNIMPVLEVKARRVGGANYQVPIEVKPERRTALGLRWLVNYSRNRGEKTMEERLAAEIIDASNNTGASVKKREDTHKMAEANKAFAHYRW
- the fusA gene encoding elongation factor G, with protein sequence MSREFSLKNTRNIGIMAHIDAGKTTTTERILFYTGRTHKIGEVHEGAATMDWMEQEQERGITITSAATTAAWKGHRINIIDTPGHVDFTVEVERSLRVLDGAVGVFSAKEGVEPQSETVWRQADRYGVPRIAYVNKMDIIGADFLNVIDSMRDRLQANAVAIQLPIGAENDFTGIIDLVEQKAHIFKDDLGQNIEVTDIPAEFLEQVETLRTELIEKVAELDEDLTMKYLEGEEITVAEIKAALRKGVCEVKVFPVIVGSSYRNKGVQLMMDAVVDYLPSPLDVPAIQGHLEDGTEAVRHSSDEEPFAALAFKIMTDPYVGKLTFFRVYSGILESGSYVVNATKNKRERIGRILQMHANSRQEISIVYAGDIAAAVGLKDTSTGDTLCDEKHPVILESMNFPDPVIEIAVEPKTKADQDKLGVALGKLTEEDPTLRAHTDEETGQTILAGMGELHLDIIIDRMRREFKVETNVGKPQVAYRETFKAPARVEGKFVRQSGGRGQYGHVWVEFEPLEPGTGSQFESKVVGGSVPREYIAPALAGIEEQMKNGVIAGFPLVDVKATIVDGSYHDVDSNEMAFKIAGSMALKAAKDKCKPVLLEPIMKVEVTVPEEYMGDVMGMLNSRRGRIEGMDSRGGAQIIRAKVPLSEMFGYSTTLRSGTQGRGVFSMELSHYEEVPKSIAEEIVAKNKGGE
- the rpsL gene encoding 30S ribosomal protein S12, producing the protein MPTINQLVRKGRQAKIEKSKSPALQKGFNALKREATNLSAPQKRGVCTRVGTMTPRKPNSALRKYARVRLTNRLEVTAYIPGIGHNLQEHSVVLLRGGKVKDLAGVRYHIVRGALDTAGVANRMQARSKYGAKRPKVKK
- a CDS encoding ribosomal L7Ae/L30e/S12e/Gadd45 family protein; the protein is MTDDRGLQDAQVKIGSKQTVKAVELGQAAEVYVAEDGDQRLTSRIVMLCNKQGVKVTYVDTMLNLGKACGIEVGAAMAAVLKQ